One Pleuronectes platessa chromosome 20, fPlePla1.1, whole genome shotgun sequence DNA window includes the following coding sequences:
- the dlec1 gene encoding deleted in lung and esophageal cancer protein 1 isoform X1: MEAALEEPETSQHSTVDTGLSSHRPTSGESQDISHILANTFKDLYTQGIFGTGSLNDLIKKESDWSSSHDKYVEELQQQANSEYRRCIQEADMLESHIIHARNQATAIESQEYKRLNPGGVCDQEGIFTVQSAFSWCVDSDLLEMHNLISPQDYLPTQKPRVRPPPPVKLNPAKSTISYAMHMSKEPQDDGYTLIPSPEKTVLNKSDLSLMFESSLETPRENTPSERPNQSKPSPKWKPSAKEKAEVRDVLKRLKDRHTFLRNPHFLPPNAQHGGRSLIQPSSRVVKREGGSEGMREQSSTDDPVPVFLANPSVVLFTDYIVGHVSETTLELKNLTSSSRHIRVNPPTTPYFSIGLGRFPGEGGVVAPGMSCKYTVQFTPDSLADYEDFILVESHVETLLVVPIAAKRPPPILTLPRILDCGYCLIGGVKFVEFLCRNIGLSAGTFCVIPKNQWPASNLRSVARTYFSEQPPFAISPSLFVLQPGEATVVEVVFFPIIAAKSCQVFTVVCDNCQVKDISIEGEGQMIAFELVSVSGEKERLVIGEVHDLTAEHFVRFSSCNPHSMKHKKIIIRNNVHVELPFHWQIMKPNIHPLLPGETPLPSHIQFHLATDDAFSVSPLTGILAPCQDQEFLLTFGPTELKDYHSVCHLVLRDVPQLQPQPSENSILQPVRTGSKLNDVIVMEIEVKGSTEQYQVLLDPYAVVIPGEIFICTTTKRPFKLWNHSKTFICFQWERMNSSSHIIEVEPSTGRIEQNECFDLDLIVTGGKPERVVTSLVCHIEHRHEPITLPVEVSFKGPTVTVGVPSVDFGLMRLGEQTQTSLLLTNTTQLEASWTIGGSQHDHQDTQMLVEPCRGVLPPLACCSVDVIFKPRFCQQFETELELEVENGTGCHLSVRADVQSPQVCLLNCELLLSELYVGVPAKAAVTLFNQTLLPAHFQWKAQLQGKQASLCSASFDPSSGSLGPNASVEVSVTFTSHTDLELTEMAALCEVRGMNSYLVLVISASNIKELSVTYSLPSVGSNPDDKSPSTILDFGVDVVCKRPVTKQLLMTNQTAIPAPFTIEPEYFSCHASKPNNQQEKRFAYVKKPLHSIQAKIKGEKAHEEFVSSLLAHGKGAAFFVLPNTGTLGPFETLTVDVTAYTDMWGEYRDNLICKVGDLDTTLIQIQMTVTGCPLYFQITGPLADDQNQGPIIQFGMHVSGGDTVSRSLRINNPTMHNIRMDWETYNIDHNDHRLVDVVVKCGPAFPIKDADGNEVLSGALRLSDGNIQTGRERIRPPGSDGSSSSLQSQIDTDEEEMSDGCDENEASFYPFPANEKLFSVHIRPHMGNLSDYPYCITPQQIVIPAKGSGTFHVSFTPLTLSGSALESRCVGLALGFMSLDSKAAACVPGKVERAQGLDLEPLRLDLLAAVNPAVLVVEMEKDDGVLQFHASTGDLQRAPSERELIVKEFDITKSLQLKNTLEMPLHFRLGTQPPFTVLRPQPRVRTSSSSNSPTGDRDSLVLQPQKSMQVKVAFHCSRCLLDHVNQADEDVPPGVTLIQDANGPRKLRFQQNLLIHFSNNSLQTVPLCAFLDLSALRLSTQSINFGFCYVGQMQTREMNLYCCGVQTYWKSVIESDEEESFVFRVTPDFGLLRPNEYVSSCRECLQISFTPSEDREFRATVLIQSPLVKTPLTLQLQGTGSFDEAYSSN; this comes from the exons ATGGAAGCTGCTTTGGAAGAACCGGAGACGAGTCAACACTCAACAGTTGACACAGGTTTGAGCAGCCATAGACCCACCTCAGGAGAATCACAG GATATTTCCCATATATTGGCAAACACTTTCAAAGACCTCTACACGCAAGGCATCTTTGGGACAGGCTCTTTGAACGACCTCATCAAGAAAGAGAGTGATTGGAGCAGCTCCCATGACAAAtatgtggaggagctgcagcag cAGGCTAACTCTGAATACAGACGCTGTATACAAGAGGCAGACATGTTGGAGAGTCACATAATTCATGCCAGAAATCAAGCTACAGCCATAGAAAGCCAGGAATACAAGAGACTAAATCCAGGGGGCGTTTGTGATCAAGAGGGCATCTTTACAG tccaATCAGCCTTTTCCTGGTGTGTAGACAGTGATCTCCTCGAAATGCACAACCTGATTTCCCCCCAGGACTACTTACCCACACAAAAACCACGAGtcagaccaccaccaccag TAAAATTGAATCCTGCCAAGTCCACCATCTCCTATGCCATGCACATGTCCAAGGAACCACAGGATGATGGTTATACGCTCATTCCCAGTCCAGAAAAGACTGTGTTGAATAAGTCCGACCTCAGCCTGATGTTTGAGTCAAGCTTAGAAACACCAAGGGAGAATACTCCCAGTGAG aggcCGAATCAGTCCAAACCCAGCCCGAAGTGGAAGCCAAGCGCGAAAGAGAAGGCGGAGGTGAGGGATGTGCTCAAGAGGCTGAAAGATCGACACACCTTCCTTCGGAATCCTCACTTCCTTCCCCCGAACGCTCAGCATGGCGGCAGGTCCCTCATCCAGCCCAGTAGCAGAGTGGTGAAGAGGGAGGGTGGGAGTGAAGGGATGAGGGAACAAAG CTCAACTGATGACCCCGTTCCAGTCTTCCTGGCAAATCCTTCGGTGGTGCTTTTTACTGACTACATTGTGGGACATGTTAGTGAG ACAACACTGGAGCTGAAAAACTTGACTTCCTCAAGCCGTCATATCCGAGTCAACCCACCTACCACTCCTTACTTCTCTATTGGCCTAG GGCGATTCCCTGGTGAGGGTGGTGTTGTTGCCCCCGGGATGAGCTGTAAGTACACGGTGCAGTTCACTCCAGACTCCTTGGCGGACTATGAGGACTTCATACTGGTAGAGAGCCATGTGGAGACCCTGCTGGTGGTGCCCATCGCCGCCAAGCGACCCCCTCCAATTCTCACCT TACCAAGAATTCTGGATTGTGGCTACTGTCTGATTGGTGGAGTGAAATTTGTTGAGTTTCTGTGCCGGAACATTGGTCTCAGCGCCGGGACGTTCTGCGTCATCCCAAAGAACCAGTGGCCAGCCTCAAACCTCAGG TCCGTGGCCAGAACATACTTTTCTGAGCAGCCACCCTTTGCAATCAGCCCGTCTCTTTTTGTGCTGCAGCCTGGAGAGGCCACAGtcgtggag gtggtTTTCTTCCCCATCATTGCTGCGAAGAGCTGTCAGGTTTTCACAGTCGTCTGTGACAACTGCCAGGTGAAAGACATCTCCATCGAAG gtgAAGGTCAGATGATCGCTTTCGAGCTCGTGTCCGTGTCTGGGGAGAAGGAGCGTCTTGTAATCGGGGAAGTGCACGACCTCACTGCAGAGCACTTTGTCCGTTTCAGCTCATGCAACCCTCACTCCATGAAGCATAAAAAAATCATCATTAGAAACAATGT CCACGTGGAGCTGCCTTTCCACTGGCAGATCATGAAGCCCAACATCCACCCTCTGCTTCCAGGGGAAACCCCTCTGCCTTCCCATATCCAGTTCCACCTGGCCACAGATGATGCTTTCAGTGTCAGCCCTCTCACAGGCATACTGGCCCCCTGTCAGGACCAAGAGTTCCTGTTAACGTTCGGGCCCACAGAG TTGAAGGACTACCACAGTGTCTGTCACTTGGTGTTGAGAGATGTCCCACAGCTGCAACCTCAGCCCAGTGAAAATAG TATCCTCCAGCCTGTGCGCACTGGCTCCAAGTTGAATGATGTCATCGTCATGGAGATAGAAGTCAAGGGGTCAACGGAGCAGTACCAGGTCCTGCTTGATCCCTACGCTGTGGTGATACCTGGAGAGATTTTTATTTGCACCACCACCAAGAGGCCGTTTAAG TTGTGGAACCACAGCAAGACCTTCATCTGTTTTCAGTGGGAAAGGatgaacagcagcagccacataATAGAAGTAGAGCCCTCTACTGGCCGAATAG AGCAGAATGAGTGCTTTGATTTGGATTTAATTGTGACTGGAGGGAAACCGGAGAGGGTCGTGACCAGTCTGGTTTGCCACATAGAGCACCGACATGAGCCCATCACACTGCCTGTGGAAGTCTCCTTCAAG GGTCCCACAGTGACCGTGGGAGTGCCCAGTGTGGACTTTGGGCTCATGAGGCTCGGGGAGCAGACGCAGACCAGCCTACTCCTCACCAACACCACCCAGCTCGAGGCCTCCTGGACTATCGGGGGAAGTCAACATGACCATCAAGACACACAG ATGCTAGTGGAGCCATGCAGAGGTGTGCTGCCCCCCCTGGCCTGTTGCAGTGTGGACGTGATCTTCAAGCCACGTTTCTGTCAGCAGTTTGAaacagagctggagctggaggtggaaaaTGGAACCGGATG TCACCTGTCAGTGCGAGCAGATGTGCAGTCTCCTCAGGTGTGTCTGTTAAACTGTGAGCTGCTCCTCTCTGAGCTCTACGTTGGAGTTCCTGCCAAGGCCGCTGTCACTCTCTTCAACCAGACCCTGCTGCCTGCACACTTTCAATGGAAG GCTCAGCTGCAGGGCAAACAGGCTTCTCTGTGTTCAGCCTCTTTTGACCCCTCCTCTGGTTCTCTGGGACCTAATGCCAGCGTGGAGGTCAGCGTGACTTTTACCTCTCACACAGAC ctggagcTGACTGAGATGGCTGCTCTCTGTGAGGTCCGGGGGATGAACTCTTATCTTGTTCTTGTCATCTCGGCTTCCAATATCAAGGAACTCAGCGTGACGTACTCACTGCCAAGTGTCGG CTCCAACCCGGATGATAAAAGCCCCTCGACAATACTCGACTTCGGAGTCGATGTTGTTTGTAAGAGACCTGTAACCAAGCAGTTGCTGATGACCAATCAAACTGCCATCCCCGCTCCTTTCACCATAGAGCCTGAGTATTTCAGCTGCCATGCCTCCAAGCCAAATAACCAGCAAGAGAAAAG ATTCGCATATGTTAAGAAGCCGCTTCACTCCATTCAAGCAAAAATCAAGGGGGAAAAAGCACATGAGG AGTTTGTGAGCAGCCTGCTGGCTCATGGGAAAGGTGCGGCGTTCTTTGTGCTGCCGAACACAGGCACGCTGGGACCGTTTGAGACCCTGACTGTGGATGTGACAGCCTACACTGACATGTGGGGAGAATACAGAGACAATCTCATATGCAAA GTGGGGGACCTTGACACCACGCTCATTCAAATACAAATGACAGTGACTGGATGTCCACTCTACTTCCAGATTACAGGCCCGCTAGCAGACGACCAAAACCAAGGGCCGATCATACA GTTTGGAATGCATGTATCTGGAGGGGACACAGTCTCCCGCTCTCTTCGCATCAACAATCCCACCATGCATA ACATTCGCATGGACTGGGAGACGTACAACATCGATCATAACGACCACAGACTGGTGGATGTTGTGGTGAAGTGCGGACCCGCCTTCCCAATCAAAGACGCTGATGGCAATGAGGTGTTGAGCGGAGCCTTGAGACTTTCTGATGGAAACATTCAAACAGGCCGGGAAAGGATTCGCCCTCCAGGCTCTGATGGATCGAGCTCCTCCCTCCAGAGCCAGATT GACACggacgaggaggagatgagTGATGGCTGTGACGAAAATGAAGCCTCTTTTTATCCCTTTCCTGCGAATGAAAAACTCTTCTCTGTCCACATCCGCCCTCACATGGGCAACCTCTCCGATTATCCCTACTGCATCACGCCTCAGCAAATC GTGATTCCAGCAAAGGGCAGCGGCACATTCCACGTATCTTTCACTCCTTTGACTCTGTCTGGTTCTGCTCTTGAGTCGAGATGTGTGGGCTTAGCTCTGGGCTTCATGAGTCTAGACTCAAAG gCGGCTGCCTGTGTCCCGGGTAAAGTTGAAAGAGCTCAGGGTTTGGATTTGGAGCCTCTCAGGCTGGATCTTCTAGCAGCCGTTAATCCCGCAGT GCTGGTGGTGGAGATGGAGAAAGACGATGGGGTGCTGCAGTTTCATGCCTCCACAGGTGATTTACAGAGGGCACCATCGGAGAGAGAG CTGATAGTGAAGGAATTTGATATCACAAAGAGCCTCCAGCTGAAAAACACCTTGGAGATGCCACTTCACTTCAGGCTGGGAACTCAGCCTCCGTTCACAGTGCTCAGACCACAGCCTCGCGTGAggaccagcagctccagcaacTCGCCGACTGGTGACAGAGATTCTCTGGTGCTGCAACCACAAAAAAGCATGCAG GTGAAAGTGGCGTTCCACTGCTCCCGGTGTCTTCTGGACCATGTGAACCAGGCAGATGAGGACGTCCCCCCTGGGGTGACGTTGATCCAAGATGCCAATGGGCCGAGGAAGCTGAGGTTCCAGCAAAACCTCCTGATTCACTTCAGCAACAACAGCCTGCAG ACCGTCCCTCTCTGTGCATTTCTGGATCTTTCCGCTCTGCGGCTGTCCACCCAGAGCATCAACTTTGGGTTCTGCTACGTGGGCCAGATGCAGACAAGGGAAATGAACCTCTACTGTTGTGGAGTTCAAACATATTGGAAATCAGTTATAG
- the dlec1 gene encoding deleted in lung and esophageal cancer protein 1 isoform X2 → MEAALEEPETSQHSTVDTGLSSHRPTSGESQDISHILANTFKDLYTQGIFGTGSLNDLIKKESDWSSSHDKYVEELQQANSEYRRCIQEADMLESHIIHARNQATAIESQEYKRLNPGGVCDQEGIFTVQSAFSWCVDSDLLEMHNLISPQDYLPTQKPRVRPPPPVKLNPAKSTISYAMHMSKEPQDDGYTLIPSPEKTVLNKSDLSLMFESSLETPRENTPSERPNQSKPSPKWKPSAKEKAEVRDVLKRLKDRHTFLRNPHFLPPNAQHGGRSLIQPSSRVVKREGGSEGMREQSSTDDPVPVFLANPSVVLFTDYIVGHVSETTLELKNLTSSSRHIRVNPPTTPYFSIGLGRFPGEGGVVAPGMSCKYTVQFTPDSLADYEDFILVESHVETLLVVPIAAKRPPPILTLPRILDCGYCLIGGVKFVEFLCRNIGLSAGTFCVIPKNQWPASNLRSVARTYFSEQPPFAISPSLFVLQPGEATVVEVVFFPIIAAKSCQVFTVVCDNCQVKDISIEGEGQMIAFELVSVSGEKERLVIGEVHDLTAEHFVRFSSCNPHSMKHKKIIIRNNVHVELPFHWQIMKPNIHPLLPGETPLPSHIQFHLATDDAFSVSPLTGILAPCQDQEFLLTFGPTELKDYHSVCHLVLRDVPQLQPQPSENSILQPVRTGSKLNDVIVMEIEVKGSTEQYQVLLDPYAVVIPGEIFICTTTKRPFKLWNHSKTFICFQWERMNSSSHIIEVEPSTGRIEQNECFDLDLIVTGGKPERVVTSLVCHIEHRHEPITLPVEVSFKGPTVTVGVPSVDFGLMRLGEQTQTSLLLTNTTQLEASWTIGGSQHDHQDTQMLVEPCRGVLPPLACCSVDVIFKPRFCQQFETELELEVENGTGCHLSVRADVQSPQVCLLNCELLLSELYVGVPAKAAVTLFNQTLLPAHFQWKAQLQGKQASLCSASFDPSSGSLGPNASVEVSVTFTSHTDLELTEMAALCEVRGMNSYLVLVISASNIKELSVTYSLPSVGSNPDDKSPSTILDFGVDVVCKRPVTKQLLMTNQTAIPAPFTIEPEYFSCHASKPNNQQEKRFAYVKKPLHSIQAKIKGEKAHEEFVSSLLAHGKGAAFFVLPNTGTLGPFETLTVDVTAYTDMWGEYRDNLICKVGDLDTTLIQIQMTVTGCPLYFQITGPLADDQNQGPIIQFGMHVSGGDTVSRSLRINNPTMHNIRMDWETYNIDHNDHRLVDVVVKCGPAFPIKDADGNEVLSGALRLSDGNIQTGRERIRPPGSDGSSSSLQSQIDTDEEEMSDGCDENEASFYPFPANEKLFSVHIRPHMGNLSDYPYCITPQQIVIPAKGSGTFHVSFTPLTLSGSALESRCVGLALGFMSLDSKAAACVPGKVERAQGLDLEPLRLDLLAAVNPAVLVVEMEKDDGVLQFHASTGDLQRAPSERELIVKEFDITKSLQLKNTLEMPLHFRLGTQPPFTVLRPQPRVRTSSSSNSPTGDRDSLVLQPQKSMQVKVAFHCSRCLLDHVNQADEDVPPGVTLIQDANGPRKLRFQQNLLIHFSNNSLQTVPLCAFLDLSALRLSTQSINFGFCYVGQMQTREMNLYCCGVQTYWKSVIESDEEESFVFRVTPDFGLLRPNEYVSSCRECLQISFTPSEDREFRATVLIQSPLVKTPLTLQLQGTGSFDEAYSSN, encoded by the exons ATGGAAGCTGCTTTGGAAGAACCGGAGACGAGTCAACACTCAACAGTTGACACAGGTTTGAGCAGCCATAGACCCACCTCAGGAGAATCACAG GATATTTCCCATATATTGGCAAACACTTTCAAAGACCTCTACACGCAAGGCATCTTTGGGACAGGCTCTTTGAACGACCTCATCAAGAAAGAGAGTGATTGGAGCAGCTCCCATGACAAAtatgtggaggagctgcagcag GCTAACTCTGAATACAGACGCTGTATACAAGAGGCAGACATGTTGGAGAGTCACATAATTCATGCCAGAAATCAAGCTACAGCCATAGAAAGCCAGGAATACAAGAGACTAAATCCAGGGGGCGTTTGTGATCAAGAGGGCATCTTTACAG tccaATCAGCCTTTTCCTGGTGTGTAGACAGTGATCTCCTCGAAATGCACAACCTGATTTCCCCCCAGGACTACTTACCCACACAAAAACCACGAGtcagaccaccaccaccag TAAAATTGAATCCTGCCAAGTCCACCATCTCCTATGCCATGCACATGTCCAAGGAACCACAGGATGATGGTTATACGCTCATTCCCAGTCCAGAAAAGACTGTGTTGAATAAGTCCGACCTCAGCCTGATGTTTGAGTCAAGCTTAGAAACACCAAGGGAGAATACTCCCAGTGAG aggcCGAATCAGTCCAAACCCAGCCCGAAGTGGAAGCCAAGCGCGAAAGAGAAGGCGGAGGTGAGGGATGTGCTCAAGAGGCTGAAAGATCGACACACCTTCCTTCGGAATCCTCACTTCCTTCCCCCGAACGCTCAGCATGGCGGCAGGTCCCTCATCCAGCCCAGTAGCAGAGTGGTGAAGAGGGAGGGTGGGAGTGAAGGGATGAGGGAACAAAG CTCAACTGATGACCCCGTTCCAGTCTTCCTGGCAAATCCTTCGGTGGTGCTTTTTACTGACTACATTGTGGGACATGTTAGTGAG ACAACACTGGAGCTGAAAAACTTGACTTCCTCAAGCCGTCATATCCGAGTCAACCCACCTACCACTCCTTACTTCTCTATTGGCCTAG GGCGATTCCCTGGTGAGGGTGGTGTTGTTGCCCCCGGGATGAGCTGTAAGTACACGGTGCAGTTCACTCCAGACTCCTTGGCGGACTATGAGGACTTCATACTGGTAGAGAGCCATGTGGAGACCCTGCTGGTGGTGCCCATCGCCGCCAAGCGACCCCCTCCAATTCTCACCT TACCAAGAATTCTGGATTGTGGCTACTGTCTGATTGGTGGAGTGAAATTTGTTGAGTTTCTGTGCCGGAACATTGGTCTCAGCGCCGGGACGTTCTGCGTCATCCCAAAGAACCAGTGGCCAGCCTCAAACCTCAGG TCCGTGGCCAGAACATACTTTTCTGAGCAGCCACCCTTTGCAATCAGCCCGTCTCTTTTTGTGCTGCAGCCTGGAGAGGCCACAGtcgtggag gtggtTTTCTTCCCCATCATTGCTGCGAAGAGCTGTCAGGTTTTCACAGTCGTCTGTGACAACTGCCAGGTGAAAGACATCTCCATCGAAG gtgAAGGTCAGATGATCGCTTTCGAGCTCGTGTCCGTGTCTGGGGAGAAGGAGCGTCTTGTAATCGGGGAAGTGCACGACCTCACTGCAGAGCACTTTGTCCGTTTCAGCTCATGCAACCCTCACTCCATGAAGCATAAAAAAATCATCATTAGAAACAATGT CCACGTGGAGCTGCCTTTCCACTGGCAGATCATGAAGCCCAACATCCACCCTCTGCTTCCAGGGGAAACCCCTCTGCCTTCCCATATCCAGTTCCACCTGGCCACAGATGATGCTTTCAGTGTCAGCCCTCTCACAGGCATACTGGCCCCCTGTCAGGACCAAGAGTTCCTGTTAACGTTCGGGCCCACAGAG TTGAAGGACTACCACAGTGTCTGTCACTTGGTGTTGAGAGATGTCCCACAGCTGCAACCTCAGCCCAGTGAAAATAG TATCCTCCAGCCTGTGCGCACTGGCTCCAAGTTGAATGATGTCATCGTCATGGAGATAGAAGTCAAGGGGTCAACGGAGCAGTACCAGGTCCTGCTTGATCCCTACGCTGTGGTGATACCTGGAGAGATTTTTATTTGCACCACCACCAAGAGGCCGTTTAAG TTGTGGAACCACAGCAAGACCTTCATCTGTTTTCAGTGGGAAAGGatgaacagcagcagccacataATAGAAGTAGAGCCCTCTACTGGCCGAATAG AGCAGAATGAGTGCTTTGATTTGGATTTAATTGTGACTGGAGGGAAACCGGAGAGGGTCGTGACCAGTCTGGTTTGCCACATAGAGCACCGACATGAGCCCATCACACTGCCTGTGGAAGTCTCCTTCAAG GGTCCCACAGTGACCGTGGGAGTGCCCAGTGTGGACTTTGGGCTCATGAGGCTCGGGGAGCAGACGCAGACCAGCCTACTCCTCACCAACACCACCCAGCTCGAGGCCTCCTGGACTATCGGGGGAAGTCAACATGACCATCAAGACACACAG ATGCTAGTGGAGCCATGCAGAGGTGTGCTGCCCCCCCTGGCCTGTTGCAGTGTGGACGTGATCTTCAAGCCACGTTTCTGTCAGCAGTTTGAaacagagctggagctggaggtggaaaaTGGAACCGGATG TCACCTGTCAGTGCGAGCAGATGTGCAGTCTCCTCAGGTGTGTCTGTTAAACTGTGAGCTGCTCCTCTCTGAGCTCTACGTTGGAGTTCCTGCCAAGGCCGCTGTCACTCTCTTCAACCAGACCCTGCTGCCTGCACACTTTCAATGGAAG GCTCAGCTGCAGGGCAAACAGGCTTCTCTGTGTTCAGCCTCTTTTGACCCCTCCTCTGGTTCTCTGGGACCTAATGCCAGCGTGGAGGTCAGCGTGACTTTTACCTCTCACACAGAC ctggagcTGACTGAGATGGCTGCTCTCTGTGAGGTCCGGGGGATGAACTCTTATCTTGTTCTTGTCATCTCGGCTTCCAATATCAAGGAACTCAGCGTGACGTACTCACTGCCAAGTGTCGG CTCCAACCCGGATGATAAAAGCCCCTCGACAATACTCGACTTCGGAGTCGATGTTGTTTGTAAGAGACCTGTAACCAAGCAGTTGCTGATGACCAATCAAACTGCCATCCCCGCTCCTTTCACCATAGAGCCTGAGTATTTCAGCTGCCATGCCTCCAAGCCAAATAACCAGCAAGAGAAAAG ATTCGCATATGTTAAGAAGCCGCTTCACTCCATTCAAGCAAAAATCAAGGGGGAAAAAGCACATGAGG AGTTTGTGAGCAGCCTGCTGGCTCATGGGAAAGGTGCGGCGTTCTTTGTGCTGCCGAACACAGGCACGCTGGGACCGTTTGAGACCCTGACTGTGGATGTGACAGCCTACACTGACATGTGGGGAGAATACAGAGACAATCTCATATGCAAA GTGGGGGACCTTGACACCACGCTCATTCAAATACAAATGACAGTGACTGGATGTCCACTCTACTTCCAGATTACAGGCCCGCTAGCAGACGACCAAAACCAAGGGCCGATCATACA GTTTGGAATGCATGTATCTGGAGGGGACACAGTCTCCCGCTCTCTTCGCATCAACAATCCCACCATGCATA ACATTCGCATGGACTGGGAGACGTACAACATCGATCATAACGACCACAGACTGGTGGATGTTGTGGTGAAGTGCGGACCCGCCTTCCCAATCAAAGACGCTGATGGCAATGAGGTGTTGAGCGGAGCCTTGAGACTTTCTGATGGAAACATTCAAACAGGCCGGGAAAGGATTCGCCCTCCAGGCTCTGATGGATCGAGCTCCTCCCTCCAGAGCCAGATT GACACggacgaggaggagatgagTGATGGCTGTGACGAAAATGAAGCCTCTTTTTATCCCTTTCCTGCGAATGAAAAACTCTTCTCTGTCCACATCCGCCCTCACATGGGCAACCTCTCCGATTATCCCTACTGCATCACGCCTCAGCAAATC GTGATTCCAGCAAAGGGCAGCGGCACATTCCACGTATCTTTCACTCCTTTGACTCTGTCTGGTTCTGCTCTTGAGTCGAGATGTGTGGGCTTAGCTCTGGGCTTCATGAGTCTAGACTCAAAG gCGGCTGCCTGTGTCCCGGGTAAAGTTGAAAGAGCTCAGGGTTTGGATTTGGAGCCTCTCAGGCTGGATCTTCTAGCAGCCGTTAATCCCGCAGT GCTGGTGGTGGAGATGGAGAAAGACGATGGGGTGCTGCAGTTTCATGCCTCCACAGGTGATTTACAGAGGGCACCATCGGAGAGAGAG CTGATAGTGAAGGAATTTGATATCACAAAGAGCCTCCAGCTGAAAAACACCTTGGAGATGCCACTTCACTTCAGGCTGGGAACTCAGCCTCCGTTCACAGTGCTCAGACCACAGCCTCGCGTGAggaccagcagctccagcaacTCGCCGACTGGTGACAGAGATTCTCTGGTGCTGCAACCACAAAAAAGCATGCAG GTGAAAGTGGCGTTCCACTGCTCCCGGTGTCTTCTGGACCATGTGAACCAGGCAGATGAGGACGTCCCCCCTGGGGTGACGTTGATCCAAGATGCCAATGGGCCGAGGAAGCTGAGGTTCCAGCAAAACCTCCTGATTCACTTCAGCAACAACAGCCTGCAG ACCGTCCCTCTCTGTGCATTTCTGGATCTTTCCGCTCTGCGGCTGTCCACCCAGAGCATCAACTTTGGGTTCTGCTACGTGGGCCAGATGCAGACAAGGGAAATGAACCTCTACTGTTGTGGAGTTCAAACATATTGGAAATCAGTTATAG